A window from Hirundo rustica isolate bHirRus1 chromosome 25, bHirRus1.pri.v3, whole genome shotgun sequence encodes these proteins:
- the SRRM1 gene encoding serine/arginine repetitive matrix protein 1 isoform X4, with protein sequence MSKVNLEVIKPWITKRVTEILGFEDDVVIEFIFNQLEVKNPDSKMMQINLTGFLNGKNAREFMGELWPLLLSAQENIAGIPTAFLELKKEEIKQRQIEQEKLASMKKQDEDKEKRDKEDKDSREKRDRSRSPRRRKSRSPSPRRRSSPVRRERKRSHSRSPHHRTKSRSATPAPEKKEATPEPEPSVKPKETLVQEATSNSDIPKAPKPEPPVPETKETSPERNSKKEREKEKEKTRQRSPTRSKSRSRSRSRSPSHSRPRRRHRSRSRRRPSPRRRPSPRRRSPPRRMPPPPRHRRSRSPVRRRRRSSASLSGSSSSSSSSRSRSPPKKPPKRPASSPPRKTRRLSPSASPPRRRHRPSPPGSPPAKPRRSPTPQQSNRARKSRASVSPGRASAPKHKSTEKRESPSPAPKPRKAELSESEDKGGKMAAADSVQQRRQYRRQNQQSSSEEERPKRSNVKNGEVGRRRRHSHSRSPSPSPRKRQKESSPRMQMEKRWQSPVMKSRRRRSPSPPPARRRRSPSPAPPPRRRRSPSPPRRRSPSPPPRRRSPSPRRYSPPIQRRYSPSPPPKRRTASPPPPPKRRASPSPQSKRRVSHSPPPKQRSSPTAKRRSPSVSSKHRKGSPPSRSNRETRSPPQNKRHSPSPRPRASHPSSSPPPPRRGASASPQRRQSPSPSTRPIRRVSRTPEPKKTKASTPSPRRVSSSRSASGSPETAPKKHQGPASPARSRSPSANWSPAKKAKSPTQSPSPARNSDQEGGGKKKKKKKDKKHKKDKKHKKHKKHKKEKAAAAAAAAAVVAPDTTSVQGDQEAETEPKKETESEPEDNLDDLEKHLREKALRSMRKAQVSPPS encoded by the exons ATGAGCAAAGTAAATCTGGAAGTAATCAAACCATGGATAACAAAACGAGTAACAGAAATCCTTGGGTTTGAAGATGATGTAgtaattgaatttattttcaacCAGTTGGAAGTGAAG AACCCAGATTCCAAAATGATGCAAATCAACCTGACTGGTTTTTTGAATGGGAAAAATGCTAGGGAGTTCATGGGAGAACTGTGGCCACTGCTATTAAGTGCACAAGAAAACATTGCTGGTATTCCAACTGCATTTCTGGaactgaagaaagaagaaataaaacaacgACAG ATAGAGCAGGAGAAACTGGCTTCCATGAAGAAACAAGATGAAGACAAAGAGAAGAGAGATAAGGAAGACaaagacagcagagagaaaagagacagaTCCAGGAGTCCAAGAAG ACGCAAGTCGCGCTCTCCCTCCCCGCGCCGGAGGTCGTCGCCCGTGCGCCGCGAGCGGAAGCGCAGCCACTCCCGCTCCCCTCACCACCGCACCAAGAGCcgcagtgccacccctgcccctgAGAAGAAAGAGGCCACTCCTGAGCCAGAGCCCTCCGTGAAACCAAAGGAGACTCTTGTGCAAGAGGCAACTTCAAACAG TGATATCCCAAAAGCTCCTAAACCTGAACCTCCTGTACCAGAGACTAAGGAAACTTCACCAGAACGTAATTcaaagaaggagagagagaaggagaaggagaagactCGTCAGAGATCCCCAACTCGATCCAAGTCCAGGTCAAGATCCCGGTCCCGTTCTCCATCTCACTCTCGACCCAGAAGGCGCCATAGATCACGGTCAAG GAGGCGACCCAGCCCGCGGCGCCGGCCGTCCCCGCGCAGGAGGAGCCCGCCCCGGAGGATGCCTCCCCCACCCAGGCACAGGAGGAGCAGATCCCCCGTGAGGCG GAGAAGGCGCTCCTCGGCCTCGCTGTccggcagcagctcctcctcgtCCTCGTCGCGCTCCCGCTCTCCACCAAAGAAGCCTCCCAAGAGACCCGCGTCCAGCCCCCCGCGCAAAACGCGCCGGCTGtccccctctgccagccccccGCGGCGCCGCCACCGGCCCTCGCCCCCCGGCAGCCCCCCGGCCAAGCCGCGCCGCTCGCCCACGCCGCAGCAGTCCAACCGCGCCCGCAAGAGCCGCGCCTCCGTCTCGCCCGGCAGGGCTTCGG CACCCAAACATAAGAGCACTGAGAAAAGAGAATCGCCTTCGCCAGCACCCAAGCCCAGGAAAGCAGAATTGTCAGAATCAG AAGACAAAGGAGGCAAAATGGCTGCAGCAGATTCTGTCCAACAGAGGCGCCAGTACAGGAGGCAAAATCAACAGTCTTCATCTG AAGAGGAGAGGCCCAAGAGGTCGAACGTGAAGAACGGGGAGGTGGGCAGGCGCCGCCGGCACTCGCACTCGCGCAGCCCCTCGCCCTCGCCCCGCAAGCGCCAGAAGGAATCCTCCCCTCG GATGCAGATGGAAAAGAGGTGGCAATCCCCAGTGATGAAAAG caggaggaggaggagccccTCGCCGCCCCCCGCGCGCCGGCGCCGCTCCCCTTCCCCGGCTCCGccgccccggcgccgccgctccccgtCCCCGCCTCGCCGAAG GTCTCCATCGCCGCCCCCGCGCAGACGTTCTCCCTCTCCACGGAGATACTCCCCCCCGATCCAGAGGCGATACTCCCCATCTCCCCCTCCCAAGAGGAGAAcggcttctcctcctccccctcccaaGAGAAGggcctccccttccccccagTCCAAGCGCAGAGTCTCCCACTCCCCACCGCCAAAGCAGAGGAGCTCCCCTACTGCTAAGCGGCGCTCCCCTTCCGTATCTTCCAAGCACAGGAAGGGGTCTCCTCCCAGCAGATCCAACAGGGAAACACGTTCtccaccacaaaacaaaaggcATTCACCTTCACCACGGCCTCGAGCTTCCCacccctcctccagccctccgccgccgcgccggggAGCGTCGGCGTCGCCGCAGAGGAGACAGTCACCCTCACCCAGCACCAGGCCCATCAGGAGGGTGTCCAGAACACCAGAAcccaagaaaacaaa ggcttccacccccagcccccgGCGTGTGTCCTCGTCCCGATCTGCGTCAGGGTCACCTGAGACAGCTCCCAAGAAGCACCAAGGACCTGCATCTCCTGCCCGCTCTCGCTCTCCTTCTGCAAACTGGTCACCTGCAAAAAAGGCCAAGAGCCCGACTCAGAGCCCATCACCTGCCAGG AATTCAGATCAAGAAGGTGGTggcaagaagaagaagaaaaagaaggataaGAAGcataaaaaggataaaaagcacaagaaacacaaaaagcatAAGAAGGAgaaggcggcggcggccgcagcagctgctgctgtggttgCACCAGACACCACCTCAGTACAGGGAGACCAGGAGGCAGAGACAGAACCCAAAAAG GAGACAGAAAGCGAACCCGAGGACAACCTGGACGACCTAGAAAAGCACCTGCGGGAGAAGGCCCTGAGGTCCATGAGGAAGGCGCAGGTGTCCCCCCCCTCCTAG
- the SRRM1 gene encoding serine/arginine repetitive matrix protein 1 isoform X6, with protein sequence MSKVNLEVIKPWITKRVTEILGFEDDVVIEFIFNQLEVKNPDSKMMQINLTGFLNGKNAREFMGELWPLLLSAQENIAGIPTAFLELKKEEIKQRQIEQEKLASMKKQDEDKEKRDKEDKDSREKRDRSRSPRRRKSRSPSPRRRSSPVRRERKRSHSRSPHHRTKSRSATPAPEKKEATPEPEPSVKPKETLVQEATSNSDIPKAPKPEPPVPETKETSPERNSKKEREKEKEKTRQRSPTRSKSRSRSRSRSPSHSRPRRRHRSRSRRRPSPRRRPSPRRRSPPRRMPPPPRHRRSRSPVRRRRRSSASLSGSSSSSSSSRSRSPPKKPPKRPASSPPRKTRRLSPSASPPRRRHRPSPPGSPPAKPRRSPTPQQSNRARKSRASVSPGRASAPKHKSTEKRESPSPAPKPRKAELSESEDKGGKMAAADSVQQRRQYRRQNQQSSSDSGSSSSSEEERPKRSNVKNGEVGRRRRHSHSRSPSPSPRKRQKESSPRRRRRSPSPPPARRRRSPSPAPPPRRRRSPSPPRRRSPSPPPRRRSPSPRRYSPPIQRRYSPSPPPKRRTASPPPPPKRRASPSPQSKRRVSHSPPPKQRSSPTAKRRSPSVSSKHRKGSPPSRSNRETRSPPQNKRHSPSPRPRASHPSSSPPPPRRGASASPQRRQSPSPSTRPIRRVSRTPEPKKTKASTPSPRRVSSSRSASGSPETAPKKHQGPASPARSRSPSANWSPAKKAKSPTQSPSPARNSDQEGGGKKKKKKKDKKHKKDKKHKKHKKHKKEKAAAAAAAAAVVAPDTTSVQGDQEAETEPKKETESEPEDNLDDLEKHLREKALRSMRKAQVSPPS encoded by the exons ATGAGCAAAGTAAATCTGGAAGTAATCAAACCATGGATAACAAAACGAGTAACAGAAATCCTTGGGTTTGAAGATGATGTAgtaattgaatttattttcaacCAGTTGGAAGTGAAG AACCCAGATTCCAAAATGATGCAAATCAACCTGACTGGTTTTTTGAATGGGAAAAATGCTAGGGAGTTCATGGGAGAACTGTGGCCACTGCTATTAAGTGCACAAGAAAACATTGCTGGTATTCCAACTGCATTTCTGGaactgaagaaagaagaaataaaacaacgACAG ATAGAGCAGGAGAAACTGGCTTCCATGAAGAAACAAGATGAAGACAAAGAGAAGAGAGATAAGGAAGACaaagacagcagagagaaaagagacagaTCCAGGAGTCCAAGAAG ACGCAAGTCGCGCTCTCCCTCCCCGCGCCGGAGGTCGTCGCCCGTGCGCCGCGAGCGGAAGCGCAGCCACTCCCGCTCCCCTCACCACCGCACCAAGAGCcgcagtgccacccctgcccctgAGAAGAAAGAGGCCACTCCTGAGCCAGAGCCCTCCGTGAAACCAAAGGAGACTCTTGTGCAAGAGGCAACTTCAAACAG TGATATCCCAAAAGCTCCTAAACCTGAACCTCCTGTACCAGAGACTAAGGAAACTTCACCAGAACGTAATTcaaagaaggagagagagaaggagaaggagaagactCGTCAGAGATCCCCAACTCGATCCAAGTCCAGGTCAAGATCCCGGTCCCGTTCTCCATCTCACTCTCGACCCAGAAGGCGCCATAGATCACGGTCAAG GAGGCGACCCAGCCCGCGGCGCCGGCCGTCCCCGCGCAGGAGGAGCCCGCCCCGGAGGATGCCTCCCCCACCCAGGCACAGGAGGAGCAGATCCCCCGTGAGGCG GAGAAGGCGCTCCTCGGCCTCGCTGTccggcagcagctcctcctcgtCCTCGTCGCGCTCCCGCTCTCCACCAAAGAAGCCTCCCAAGAGACCCGCGTCCAGCCCCCCGCGCAAAACGCGCCGGCTGtccccctctgccagccccccGCGGCGCCGCCACCGGCCCTCGCCCCCCGGCAGCCCCCCGGCCAAGCCGCGCCGCTCGCCCACGCCGCAGCAGTCCAACCGCGCCCGCAAGAGCCGCGCCTCCGTCTCGCCCGGCAGGGCTTCGG CACCCAAACATAAGAGCACTGAGAAAAGAGAATCGCCTTCGCCAGCACCCAAGCCCAGGAAAGCAGAATTGTCAGAATCAG AAGACAAAGGAGGCAAAATGGCTGCAGCAGATTCTGTCCAACAGAGGCGCCAGTACAGGAGGCAAAATCAACAGTCTTCATCTG ATTCTGGTTCTTCATCTTCCTCAGAAGAGGAGAGGCCCAAGAGGTCGAACGTGAAGAACGGGGAGGTGGGCAGGCGCCGCCGGCACTCGCACTCGCGCAGCCCCTCGCCCTCGCCCCGCAAGCGCCAGAAGGAATCCTCCCCTCG caggaggaggaggagccccTCGCCGCCCCCCGCGCGCCGGCGCCGCTCCCCTTCCCCGGCTCCGccgccccggcgccgccgctccccgtCCCCGCCTCGCCGAAG GTCTCCATCGCCGCCCCCGCGCAGACGTTCTCCCTCTCCACGGAGATACTCCCCCCCGATCCAGAGGCGATACTCCCCATCTCCCCCTCCCAAGAGGAGAAcggcttctcctcctccccctcccaaGAGAAGggcctccccttccccccagTCCAAGCGCAGAGTCTCCCACTCCCCACCGCCAAAGCAGAGGAGCTCCCCTACTGCTAAGCGGCGCTCCCCTTCCGTATCTTCCAAGCACAGGAAGGGGTCTCCTCCCAGCAGATCCAACAGGGAAACACGTTCtccaccacaaaacaaaaggcATTCACCTTCACCACGGCCTCGAGCTTCCCacccctcctccagccctccgccgccgcgccggggAGCGTCGGCGTCGCCGCAGAGGAGACAGTCACCCTCACCCAGCACCAGGCCCATCAGGAGGGTGTCCAGAACACCAGAAcccaagaaaacaaa ggcttccacccccagcccccgGCGTGTGTCCTCGTCCCGATCTGCGTCAGGGTCACCTGAGACAGCTCCCAAGAAGCACCAAGGACCTGCATCTCCTGCCCGCTCTCGCTCTCCTTCTGCAAACTGGTCACCTGCAAAAAAGGCCAAGAGCCCGACTCAGAGCCCATCACCTGCCAGG AATTCAGATCAAGAAGGTGGTggcaagaagaagaagaaaaagaaggataaGAAGcataaaaaggataaaaagcacaagaaacacaaaaagcatAAGAAGGAgaaggcggcggcggccgcagcagctgctgctgtggttgCACCAGACACCACCTCAGTACAGGGAGACCAGGAGGCAGAGACAGAACCCAAAAAG GAGACAGAAAGCGAACCCGAGGACAACCTGGACGACCTAGAAAAGCACCTGCGGGAGAAGGCCCTGAGGTCCATGAGGAAGGCGCAGGTGTCCCCCCCCTCCTAG
- the SRRM1 gene encoding serine/arginine repetitive matrix protein 1 isoform X7 has translation MMQINLTGFLNGKNAREFMGELWPLLLSAQENIAGIPTAFLELKKEEIKQRQIEQEKLASMKKQDEDKEKRDKEDKDSREKRDRSRSPRRRKSRSPSPRRRSSPVRRERKRSHSRSPHHRTKSRSATPAPEKKEATPEPEPSVKPKETLVQEATSNSDIPKAPKPEPPVPETKETSPERNSKKEREKEKEKTRQRSPTRSKSRSRSRSRSPSHSRPRRRHRSRSRRRPSPRRRPSPRRRSPPRRMPPPPRHRRSRSPVRRRRRSSASLSGSSSSSSSSRSRSPPKKPPKRPASSPPRKTRRLSPSASPPRRRHRPSPPGSPPAKPRRSPTPQQSNRARKSRASVSPGRASAPKHKSTEKRESPSPAPKPRKAELSESEEDKGGKMAAADSVQQRRQYRRQNQQSSSDSGSSSSSEEERPKRSNVKNGEVGRRRRHSHSRSPSPSPRKRQKESSPRMQMEKRWQSPVMKSRRRRSPSPPPARRRRSPSPAPPPRRRRSPSPPRRRSPSPPPRRRSPSPRRYSPPIQRRYSPSPPPKRRTASPPPPPKRRASPSPQSKRRVSHSPPPKQRSSPTAKRRSPSVSSKHRKGSPPSRSNRETRSPPQNKRHSPSPRPRASHPSSSPPPPRRGASASPQRRQSPSPSTRPIRRVSRTPEPKKTKASTPSPRRVSSSRSASGSPETAPKKHQGPASPARSRSPSANWSPAKKAKSPTQSPSPARNSDQEGGGKKKKKKKDKKHKKDKKHKKHKKHKKEKAAAAAAAAAVVAPDTTSVQGDQEAETEPKKETESEPEDNLDDLEKHLREKALRSMRKAQVSPPS, from the exons ATGATGCAAATCAACCTGACTGGTTTTTTGAATGGGAAAAATGCTAGGGAGTTCATGGGAGAACTGTGGCCACTGCTATTAAGTGCACAAGAAAACATTGCTGGTATTCCAACTGCATTTCTGGaactgaagaaagaagaaataaaacaacgACAG ATAGAGCAGGAGAAACTGGCTTCCATGAAGAAACAAGATGAAGACAAAGAGAAGAGAGATAAGGAAGACaaagacagcagagagaaaagagacagaTCCAGGAGTCCAAGAAG ACGCAAGTCGCGCTCTCCCTCCCCGCGCCGGAGGTCGTCGCCCGTGCGCCGCGAGCGGAAGCGCAGCCACTCCCGCTCCCCTCACCACCGCACCAAGAGCcgcagtgccacccctgcccctgAGAAGAAAGAGGCCACTCCTGAGCCAGAGCCCTCCGTGAAACCAAAGGAGACTCTTGTGCAAGAGGCAACTTCAAACAG TGATATCCCAAAAGCTCCTAAACCTGAACCTCCTGTACCAGAGACTAAGGAAACTTCACCAGAACGTAATTcaaagaaggagagagagaaggagaaggagaagactCGTCAGAGATCCCCAACTCGATCCAAGTCCAGGTCAAGATCCCGGTCCCGTTCTCCATCTCACTCTCGACCCAGAAGGCGCCATAGATCACGGTCAAG GAGGCGACCCAGCCCGCGGCGCCGGCCGTCCCCGCGCAGGAGGAGCCCGCCCCGGAGGATGCCTCCCCCACCCAGGCACAGGAGGAGCAGATCCCCCGTGAGGCG GAGAAGGCGCTCCTCGGCCTCGCTGTccggcagcagctcctcctcgtCCTCGTCGCGCTCCCGCTCTCCACCAAAGAAGCCTCCCAAGAGACCCGCGTCCAGCCCCCCGCGCAAAACGCGCCGGCTGtccccctctgccagccccccGCGGCGCCGCCACCGGCCCTCGCCCCCCGGCAGCCCCCCGGCCAAGCCGCGCCGCTCGCCCACGCCGCAGCAGTCCAACCGCGCCCGCAAGAGCCGCGCCTCCGTCTCGCCCGGCAGGGCTTCGG CACCCAAACATAAGAGCACTGAGAAAAGAGAATCGCCTTCGCCAGCACCCAAGCCCAGGAAAGCAGAATTGTCAGAATCAG AAGAAGACAAAGGAGGCAAAATGGCTGCAGCAGATTCTGTCCAACAGAGGCGCCAGTACAGGAGGCAAAATCAACAGTCTTCATCTG ATTCTGGTTCTTCATCTTCCTCAGAAGAGGAGAGGCCCAAGAGGTCGAACGTGAAGAACGGGGAGGTGGGCAGGCGCCGCCGGCACTCGCACTCGCGCAGCCCCTCGCCCTCGCCCCGCAAGCGCCAGAAGGAATCCTCCCCTCG GATGCAGATGGAAAAGAGGTGGCAATCCCCAGTGATGAAAAG caggaggaggaggagccccTCGCCGCCCCCCGCGCGCCGGCGCCGCTCCCCTTCCCCGGCTCCGccgccccggcgccgccgctccccgtCCCCGCCTCGCCGAAG GTCTCCATCGCCGCCCCCGCGCAGACGTTCTCCCTCTCCACGGAGATACTCCCCCCCGATCCAGAGGCGATACTCCCCATCTCCCCCTCCCAAGAGGAGAAcggcttctcctcctccccctcccaaGAGAAGggcctccccttccccccagTCCAAGCGCAGAGTCTCCCACTCCCCACCGCCAAAGCAGAGGAGCTCCCCTACTGCTAAGCGGCGCTCCCCTTCCGTATCTTCCAAGCACAGGAAGGGGTCTCCTCCCAGCAGATCCAACAGGGAAACACGTTCtccaccacaaaacaaaaggcATTCACCTTCACCACGGCCTCGAGCTTCCCacccctcctccagccctccgccgccgcgccggggAGCGTCGGCGTCGCCGCAGAGGAGACAGTCACCCTCACCCAGCACCAGGCCCATCAGGAGGGTGTCCAGAACACCAGAAcccaagaaaacaaa ggcttccacccccagcccccgGCGTGTGTCCTCGTCCCGATCTGCGTCAGGGTCACCTGAGACAGCTCCCAAGAAGCACCAAGGACCTGCATCTCCTGCCCGCTCTCGCTCTCCTTCTGCAAACTGGTCACCTGCAAAAAAGGCCAAGAGCCCGACTCAGAGCCCATCACCTGCCAGG AATTCAGATCAAGAAGGTGGTggcaagaagaagaagaaaaagaaggataaGAAGcataaaaaggataaaaagcacaagaaacacaaaaagcatAAGAAGGAgaaggcggcggcggccgcagcagctgctgctgtggttgCACCAGACACCACCTCAGTACAGGGAGACCAGGAGGCAGAGACAGAACCCAAAAAG GAGACAGAAAGCGAACCCGAGGACAACCTGGACGACCTAGAAAAGCACCTGCGGGAGAAGGCCCTGAGGTCCATGAGGAAGGCGCAGGTGTCCCCCCCCTCCTAG